A region of Egibacteraceae bacterium DNA encodes the following proteins:
- the era gene encoding GTPase Era, with protein MRSGFVAIVGRPNVGKSTLLNAVVGQKVAITTAVPQTTRHAIRGVLHRPAADEHGEDLQIVFVDTPGIHKPKTTLGTRLNDVARGTLSDVDCIVFLVDGADGIGRGDQFLAGLLADVTTPVIAVVNKVDRLPGPRQLPALTRLAELGEWDEIVPVSAATGAGVDTLVELVAARLPEGPAYFPADQVSDQSREQHLAEIIREKAITLMREEVPHSIAVVIDEVEPPDHEGAVTRVHAVIYVERDSQKGIVIGQGGQVLRDIGTRAREELQLILGGRVYLDLRVKLMKEWQRDPKKLERLGY; from the coding sequence ATGAGGTCAGGATTCGTGGCGATCGTCGGGCGCCCCAACGTGGGCAAGTCGACGCTGCTGAACGCCGTGGTCGGCCAGAAGGTCGCGATCACGACCGCGGTGCCGCAGACCACCCGCCATGCCATCCGGGGCGTGCTGCATCGCCCGGCGGCCGACGAGCACGGCGAGGACCTCCAGATCGTCTTCGTCGACACCCCGGGCATCCACAAGCCCAAGACCACGTTGGGCACGCGGCTGAACGACGTGGCGCGGGGGACGCTGTCGGACGTGGACTGCATCGTCTTCCTGGTCGACGGCGCCGACGGCATCGGCCGTGGCGACCAGTTCCTCGCCGGGTTGCTCGCCGACGTCACCACGCCGGTGATCGCCGTGGTGAACAAGGTCGACCGCCTCCCCGGCCCCCGCCAGCTGCCCGCCCTGACACGCCTGGCCGAACTGGGGGAGTGGGACGAGATCGTCCCCGTCTCCGCGGCCACGGGCGCGGGTGTGGACACCCTGGTCGAGCTGGTCGCCGCGCGCCTGCCCGAAGGCCCGGCCTACTTCCCGGCGGACCAGGTCAGCGACCAGTCCCGCGAGCAGCACCTGGCCGAGATCATCCGGGAGAAGGCCATCACCCTCATGCGCGAGGAGGTGCCCCACTCCATCGCCGTGGTCATCGACGAGGTGGAGCCCCCCGACCATGAGGGCGCCGTCACGCGCGTCCACGCGGTGATCTACGTCGAGCGCGACTCCCAGAAGGGCATCGTGATCGGCCAGGGGGGCCAGGTCCTGCGTGACATCGGCACGCGCGCCCGGGAGGAGCTCCAGCTGATCCTCGGCGGGCGGGTCTACCTCGACCTGCGGGTGAAGCTGATGAAGGAGTGGCAGCGCGACCCGAAGAAGCTCGAGCGTCTCGGCTACTGA